A window of Rhinolophus ferrumequinum isolate MPI-CBG mRhiFer1 chromosome X, mRhiFer1_v1.p, whole genome shotgun sequence contains these coding sequences:
- the BRS3 gene encoding bombesin receptor subtype-3 has protein sequence MPQRQPQSPNQTLISTTNDTESSSSVVPNDTKNKGWTTDNSPGIEALCAIYITYAVIISVGILGNAILIKVFFKTKSMQTVPNIFITSLAFGDLLLLLTCVPVDATHYLAEGWLFGRIGCKVLSFIRLTSVGVSVFTLTILSADRYKAVVKPLERQPSNAILKTCAKAGCIWIVSMIIALPEAIFSNVYTFQDPNKNMTFESCAFYPVSERLLQEIHSLLCFLVFYIIPLSIISVYYSLIARTLYKSTLNIPTEEQRHARKQIASRKRIAKTVLVLVALFALCWLPNHLLYLYRSFTYQTYVDPSAIHFVVTIVSRILAFSNSCVNPFALYWLSKTFQQHFKAQLFCCKAELPELPADTPLNNLAVMGRVPGAGSTQVSEISVTLFTGGSVKKEDDRV, from the exons ATGCCTCAAAGACAGCCTCAGTCACCTAATCAGACTTTAATTTCAACCACAAATGATACAGAATCATCCAGCTCTGTCGTTCCTAATGATACCAAAAATAAAGGATGGACCACAGACAACTCTCCAGGAATAGAAGCATTATGTGCCATCTATATCACGTATGCTGTAATCATTTCAGTGGGCATCCTTGGAAATGCTATTCTCATCAAAGTCTTTTTCAAGACCAAATCCATGCAAACGgttccaaatattttcatcaccagCCTGGCTTTTGGAGATCTTTTACTTCTGCTAACTTGTGTGCCGGTGGATGCAACTCACTACCTTGCAGAAGGATGGCTGTTCGGAAGAATTGGCTGTAAGGTGCTCTCTTTCATCCGGCTCACTTCTGTTGGTGTGTCAGTGTTCACGTTAACAATTCTCAGCGCTGACAG ATACAAGGCAGTTGTGAAGCCACTGGAGCGACAGCCCTCCAATGCCATCCTGAAGACCTGTGCCAAAGCTGGCTGCATCTGGATCGTGTCTATGATAATTGCTCTACCAGAGgctatattttcaaatgtatatactTTTCAAGATCCCAACAAAAATATGACATTTGAATCATGTGCCTTTTATCCTGTTTCTGAGAGGCTCCTGCAAGAGATACATTCTCTGCTATGCTTCTTAGTGTTCTACATTATTCCACTCTCTATTATCTCTGTCTATTATTCTTTGATTGCTAGGACTCTTTACAAAAGCACCTTGAACATACCTACTGAGGAACAAAGGCATGCCCGCAAGCAG ATTGCATCCCGGAAGAGAATTGCCAAAACAGTGTTGGTGCTGGTGGCTCTGTTTGCTCTCTGCTGGTTGCCAAATCACCTCTTGTATCTGTACCGCTCGTTCACTTATCAAACCTACGTGGACCCCTCTGCCATTCATTTTGTTGTGACCATTGTGTCTCGGATTCTGGCTTTCAGCAATTCTTGTGTAAACCCCTTTGCTCTTTACTGGCTGAGCAAAACCTTCCAGCAGCATTTCAAAGCTCAGTTGTTCTGTTGCAAGGCAGAGCTGCCTGAGCTTCCTGCTGATACCCCTCTTAACAATCTGGCTGTGATGGGAAGGGTCCCGGGTGCTGGGAGCACGCAGGTGTCTGAAATTAGTGTGACCTTGTTCACTGGGGGTAGTGTGAAGAAAGAAGATGACAGAGtctaa